In one bacterium genomic region, the following are encoded:
- a CDS encoding DUF2933 domain-containing protein, producing MNASTQNPERSVLSLNRVLIAFCAFLAIAGFMLWEEHRAHILGILPWVLLLLCPVIHLFLHRHHGVHGPVRERGREAHVEKTGGAS from the coding sequence ATGAACGCCTCAACGCAAAATCCCGAGCGGAGCGTCCTGTCGTTGAATCGTGTGCTGATCGCTTTTTGCGCCTTTCTCGCCATCGCCGGTTTCATGCTGTGGGAAGAGCACCGAGCGCACATCCTCGGCATCTTGCCCTGGGTTTTGCTGCTCCTTTGCCCGGTGATCCACCTATTCCTACACCGCCACCACGGCGTTCACGGGCCCGTGCGCGAACGCGGGCGTGAAGCGCACGTGGAGAAGACGGGAGGTGCGTCATGA
- a CDS encoding L-2-amino-thiazoline-4-carboxylic acid hydrolase → MSAMRLLRPFLAHFARRGLALTFERAQTARILDDALADYEAQQAKLPREASLGGRMMVHLAALTIGFYRALVIRDLTAEDARWLTGRVTALAYEKMAFFPTLLSRVGAPGADARLRRATNVFRKFPFSAPSYEMVNLPAENGIVAFDVRRCPVARYFREHGLGELCVTSWCNLDYALAERWDAHLERHGSIAAGDLACDFRWIPRGENTKSERRHA, encoded by the coding sequence ATGAGCGCCATGCGTCTTCTGCGCCCGTTCCTCGCACATTTCGCGCGGCGCGGCCTCGCGTTGACGTTCGAGCGAGCGCAAACCGCCCGTATCCTCGATGACGCGCTCGCCGACTATGAGGCGCAACAGGCGAAGCTGCCTCGCGAGGCGTCGCTAGGCGGCAGAATGATGGTCCACCTCGCCGCGTTAACGATCGGGTTTTATCGCGCCCTCGTCATCCGGGACCTTACCGCGGAGGACGCGCGCTGGCTGACCGGGCGCGTAACGGCACTCGCCTACGAGAAGATGGCTTTTTTCCCCACGCTTCTCTCGCGGGTCGGCGCGCCAGGCGCCGACGCGCGGCTGCGGCGCGCGACGAACGTCTTTCGCAAATTCCCGTTTAGCGCGCCGTCGTACGAGATGGTGAACCTTCCCGCCGAGAACGGGATCGTGGCGTTCGACGTGCGTCGTTGCCCCGTGGCGCGATATTTTCGCGAGCACGGACTCGGCGAGCTGTGCGTCACGTCCTGGTGCAATCTCGATTATGCGCTCGCCGAGCGGTGGGACGCGCACCTTGAGCGCCACGGATCGATCGCCGCCGGAGATCTCGCATGCGATTTTCGATGGATCCCGCGCGGCGAGAACACGAAGTCCGAGCGACGGCATGCCTGA
- a CDS encoding isoprenylcysteine carboxylmethyltransferase family protein has translation MNHPTDAPAYGLWTLVFINSAIFIAFAYSFFTPRTGRDWRTFGGFAAFVVALFAEMYGFPLTIYLLSGWLVRKFPGVDLFSHEGGHIWYSVLGFRGDPHANPVHVLSNVLIVAGFFLLASAWRVLYQAQKDNRLASSGPYAVIRHPQYAAFGVIMLGFLAQWPTLVTLVMFPILVAVYVRLARREETDARRAFGRAWEEYAARTPGWIPRLRRQHEMYAGGRP, from the coding sequence ATGAACCACCCGACCGACGCCCCGGCCTACGGGCTTTGGACCCTCGTCTTCATCAACTCCGCGATCTTCATCGCGTTCGCGTACAGTTTCTTCACGCCGCGTACAGGGCGCGACTGGCGCACGTTCGGCGGTTTCGCCGCGTTTGTCGTGGCGCTTTTCGCCGAGATGTACGGCTTTCCGCTGACGATCTACCTGCTGTCGGGATGGCTTGTCCGAAAATTCCCCGGCGTGGATCTTTTCAGCCATGAGGGCGGCCATATCTGGTACTCGGTCCTGGGATTTCGCGGCGACCCGCACGCGAATCCGGTCCACGTTCTCAGCAACGTCCTCATCGTCGCGGGATTCTTCCTGCTCGCGTCGGCCTGGCGTGTTCTCTACCAGGCGCAAAAAGATAATCGGCTGGCGTCAAGCGGACCCTACGCCGTAATCCGCCATCCCCAATACGCGGCGTTTGGCGTGATCATGCTGGGCTTTTTGGCGCAATGGCCGACGCTGGTCACGCTCGTCATGTTTCCGATACTCGTCGCCGTGTACGTTCGTCTAGCGCGGCGCGAGGAAACAGACGCGCGGCGGGCATTCGGGCGAGCGTGGGAGGAATACGCCGCCCGTACGCCAGGATGGATTCCGCGGCTTCGCCGGCAACATGAAATGTACGCGGGAGGCCGGCCATGA
- a CDS encoding class I SAM-dependent methyltransferase — protein MPESKQDLARVRRVYSAWGRHPRLYDAQDAITFLGRHRTIRQRAAAATSVGAGARVLEVGCGSGRNFPYIEELIGPTGRLVGFDYTEAMLDAARALVARRGWENVELVQGDAAVLDLGDEPFDGVLSALAMSVMPDLAAVLRRCRDVLRPGGTLAVCDASLFSGALRIFNPLVRAVYVRLTAWNPDRDIPAAMRSVFGNVSVERFNAGTFIIATSTKDADP, from the coding sequence ATGCCTGAGTCGAAGCAGGATCTCGCGCGCGTACGTCGCGTTTACTCGGCCTGGGGGAGGCACCCGCGACTCTACGACGCGCAGGACGCGATCACCTTTCTCGGCCGGCACCGCACGATCCGGCAACGCGCGGCCGCGGCGACCAGCGTCGGCGCGGGGGCGCGCGTTCTCGAGGTCGGCTGCGGCAGCGGGCGCAATTTCCCGTACATCGAGGAATTGATCGGCCCGACCGGACGCCTGGTCGGCTTCGATTACACGGAAGCGATGCTCGACGCGGCTCGCGCGCTCGTCGCGCGGCGCGGTTGGGAAAACGTGGAACTCGTTCAGGGCGACGCCGCGGTACTCGACCTCGGCGATGAACCGTTTGACGGCGTCCTGTCCGCGCTGGCGATGTCCGTGATGCCCGACCTCGCCGCGGTGCTGAGACGATGCCGCGACGTGTTGCGGCCGGGAGGAACGCTCGCGGTCTGCGACGCAAGCCTGTTTTCGGGCGCGCTCCGGATATTCAATCCGCTCGTGCGCGCCGTTTACGTTCGGCTGACGGCTTGGAACCCGGACCGCGACATCCCGGCCGCCATGCGCTCGGTTTTCGGCAACGTGTCCGTCGAACGCTTCAACGCCGGAACATTTATCATCGCCACCTCAACAAAGGACGCCGACCCATGA
- a CDS encoding SHOCT domain-containing protein — protein sequence MGEHAMGYHFQNLAIWLIAAAIGVMFALYFWRGRKDGNARNGRETPEQIVKKRYAAGEIDRETYERMISDLNA from the coding sequence ATGGGCGAGCACGCAATGGGGTACCACTTCCAGAATCTCGCGATCTGGTTAATTGCGGCCGCGATCGGCGTGATGTTCGCGCTCTACTTTTGGCGCGGGCGAAAGGACGGCAACGCGCGAAACGGACGCGAAACACCCGAGCAGATCGTGAAAAAGCGGTACGCCGCCGGAGAAATCGACCGCGAAACATATGAACGAATGATAAGCGACCTGAACGCCTGA
- a CDS encoding copper-translocating P-type ATPase: MHPEIVRDEPGSCPKCGMALEPTTPPGAGPARTKWTCPMHPEIVRDEPGSCPKCGMALEPMTQTDEGQDENPELAGMSRRFWFSVALTAPLVVIVMGDMLPGQPISRLISMRARMIVELALATPICVWAAWPFYVRAVQSVKNRSLNMFTLIGLGVSVAYVYSVVAALLPNIFPPSFRGEGGEVGVYFEAAAVIVTLILLGQVLELRARGSTGAAIRKLLGLAPKTARRIGEDGAEEDVPLDAVREGDRLRIRPGEKVPVDGIVLEGQSSIDESMVSGEPIPVEKHEGDRVVGATVNGTGSLVMRAEKVGADTLLSRIVAMVAEAQRSRAPIQRLADVVSSWFVPSVIAIAIVAFAVWSFIGPDPRMAHALLAAIAVVIIACPCALGLATPMSIMVATGKGASMGILFRNAEAIEVMRKVDTLVVDKTGTLTEGKPKLATIFAADRGGENELLRLAASLEKGSEHPLAAAIVNGAAERGVKPADAADFESVTSKGVKGRVDGRDVALGNRAMLETLGIDTSPLAEKAEAMRAEGQTAMFVVVDGRAVGLVGVADPIKESTPRAIRELHDEGIRIVMLTGDSETTARAVAKKLGIDDVIAQVLPDQKVEAIKRLQDEGRFVAMAGDGINDAPALAKAQVGIAMGTGTDVAMESAPVTLVKGDLRGIVRARRLSRMTMRNIKQNLFFAFAYNTAGVPIAAGVLYPFFGILLSPVIAAAAMSASSVSVIANALRLRRAKI; this comes from the coding sequence ATGCACCCGGAGATCGTACGCGACGAGCCGGGATCGTGCCCGAAGTGCGGCATGGCGCTGGAGCCGACGACCCCGCCCGGAGCGGGACCGGCGAGGACCAAGTGGACCTGCCCGATGCATCCAGAGATCGTGCGCGACGAGCCGGGATCGTGCCCGAAGTGCGGCATGGCGCTCGAGCCGATGACGCAGACCGACGAGGGCCAGGACGAAAATCCCGAACTTGCCGGCATGAGCCGGCGGTTCTGGTTTTCGGTCGCGCTGACCGCGCCGCTTGTCGTCATCGTCATGGGCGACATGTTGCCCGGCCAACCGATCTCGCGCCTCATCTCGATGCGCGCGCGGATGATCGTCGAGCTCGCGCTCGCGACGCCGATATGCGTTTGGGCGGCGTGGCCGTTTTACGTGCGCGCCGTTCAGTCGGTGAAAAACCGCAGCCTCAACATGTTCACGCTGATCGGCCTTGGCGTGTCCGTGGCGTACGTCTACAGCGTCGTCGCCGCGCTGTTGCCAAATATCTTTCCACCGTCGTTTCGCGGCGAGGGCGGCGAGGTCGGCGTTTACTTCGAGGCCGCCGCGGTGATCGTGACGCTCATCCTGCTCGGGCAGGTGCTGGAGCTTCGCGCGCGCGGCTCGACGGGCGCGGCGATCAGAAAACTGCTCGGCCTCGCGCCGAAAACCGCGCGGCGCATCGGCGAGGACGGCGCGGAAGAAGACGTGCCGCTCGACGCCGTGCGCGAGGGCGATCGCCTGCGGATCCGGCCGGGCGAGAAGGTGCCGGTGGACGGCATTGTTCTCGAAGGCCAAAGCTCCATCGACGAATCGATGGTGTCCGGCGAGCCGATCCCTGTCGAAAAGCACGAAGGCGACCGCGTCGTCGGCGCGACGGTCAACGGCACCGGCTCGCTAGTGATGCGCGCGGAGAAGGTCGGCGCGGACACGCTGTTATCGCGCATCGTGGCGATGGTGGCCGAGGCGCAGCGCAGCCGCGCGCCGATCCAGCGCCTGGCGGATGTCGTGTCATCCTGGTTCGTGCCGTCCGTCATCGCGATCGCGATCGTGGCGTTCGCGGTCTGGTCTTTTATCGGCCCCGATCCGCGCATGGCGCACGCGCTTCTCGCGGCGATCGCCGTCGTCATCATCGCTTGCCCGTGCGCGCTCGGCCTCGCGACGCCGATGTCGATCATGGTCGCCACCGGCAAGGGCGCGTCGATGGGCATCCTGTTCCGCAACGCCGAGGCGATCGAGGTGATGCGCAAGGTGGACACGCTCGTCGTCGACAAGACCGGCACGCTCACCGAGGGCAAGCCGAAGCTGGCGACCATCTTCGCCGCGGATCGCGGCGGGGAAAACGAGCTGCTGCGCCTTGCCGCCTCGCTCGAAAAGGGCAGCGAGCACCCGCTCGCGGCGGCGATCGTGAACGGCGCGGCCGAGCGCGGGGTCAAACCGGCCGACGCGGCGGACTTCGAGAGCGTCACCAGCAAGGGCGTCAAGGGGCGTGTGGACGGGCGCGACGTGGCGCTCGGCAACCGCGCGATGCTCGAGACGCTCGGCATCGACACCAGCCCGCTCGCCGAAAAGGCGGAAGCCATGCGCGCGGAGGGCCAGACGGCGATGTTCGTCGTGGTGGACGGCCGCGCGGTGGGCCTGGTCGGCGTCGCGGATCCCATCAAGGAGAGCACGCCGCGTGCGATCCGCGAGCTGCACGACGAGGGCATCCGCATCGTGATGCTCACCGGTGACAGCGAAACGACCGCGCGGGCGGTGGCCAAAAAGCTCGGCATCGACGACGTCATCGCCCAGGTGCTGCCCGATCAAAAGGTCGAGGCCATCAAGCGCTTGCAGGACGAGGGGCGCTTTGTCGCCATGGCGGGCGACGGCATCAACGACGCGCCGGCGCTCGCCAAGGCGCAGGTCGGCATCGCGATGGGAACGGGCACCGACGTGGCGATGGAAAGCGCGCCCGTCACACTCGTGAAGGGCGACCTTCGTGGCATCGTGCGCGCGCGGCGGCTATCAAGGATGACGATGCGCAATATCAAGCAAAACCTGTTTTTCGCGTTCGCGTACAACACGGCCGGCGTGCCGATCGCCGCGGGCGTGCTGTACCCGTTTTTCGGAATCTTGCTGTCGCCGGTCATCGCGGCGGCGGCCATGAGCGCAAGCTCGGTGTCGGTCATCGCCAATGCGTTGCGCCTTCGCCGGGCCAAAATCTGA